A single Deltaproteobacteria bacterium DNA region contains:
- a CDS encoding D-alanine--D-alanine ligase, with the protein MKFLGGKVQAKPIEVVVLYGGRSTEHEISCRSARFILGHLDRKKYVVHAIGIAADGTWWQQNLESTLATKSGPLPVSKSGMQLDIGSFGRTTENLVVFPILHGTFGEDGTLQGWLELKEVAFVGPDTLGSAIGIDKVVAKKLAASAGIPVVPWVDFRAHTWAVDKSGMCSNALEKLGLPLFVKPAKLGSSVGVSKVTSPQELMLACEHALKFDDKVLIEKGLEVREIEVAALGGYEPKLSIAGEVVPHADFYSYDAKYTKTDGASVVVPANLTTEQMNEARALAGQIYASLELYGMSRIDLFLEKSTGRFYFNEVNTIPGFTEISQYPMLWRESGINASDLLDQLIESAIRRKHEKQRLMRAK; encoded by the coding sequence CTGAAATTCTTAGGGGGCAAAGTGCAGGCAAAACCAATTGAAGTAGTTGTTCTGTATGGTGGCAGGTCTACTGAGCATGAGATTTCTTGCCGTAGCGCCCGTTTCATTTTGGGCCATCTTGATCGCAAGAAGTATGTGGTTCATGCCATAGGGATTGCTGCCGACGGAACATGGTGGCAGCAAAATTTAGAGAGCACTCTGGCCACAAAATCTGGACCGCTCCCGGTCTCAAAAAGCGGTATGCAACTTGACATTGGGTCCTTTGGAAGAACGACTGAAAACCTAGTTGTCTTTCCGATTCTTCACGGGACTTTTGGCGAGGATGGCACTCTACAGGGGTGGCTAGAGCTAAAAGAGGTAGCGTTTGTCGGCCCAGATACTTTGGGTTCAGCCATAGGCATCGATAAAGTAGTCGCTAAAAAGCTTGCCGCCTCAGCTGGGATACCGGTTGTCCCTTGGGTAGATTTTCGGGCCCACACGTGGGCAGTCGATAAGTCCGGAATGTGCTCTAACGCTCTAGAAAAACTGGGTTTACCTCTCTTTGTTAAGCCGGCTAAGCTAGGTAGTTCGGTCGGCGTTAGTAAGGTAACAAGTCCGCAAGAGCTTATGTTGGCATGCGAACATGCATTGAAGTTTGACGATAAAGTTTTGATCGAGAAAGGGCTAGAAGTACGAGAAATTGAGGTGGCTGCTCTGGGTGGCTACGAGCCAAAACTATCCATCGCTGGCGAAGTCGTGCCACATGCCGATTTCTATTCATATGATGCCAAATACACTAAGACGGACGGGGCAAGTGTCGTTGTTCCTGCCAATCTCACGACAGAGCAGATGAATGAAGCTAGAGCATTAGCTGGTCAGATTTACGCATCACTTGAATTATACGGGATGTCACGGATCGATCTTTTTCTCGAAAAATCAACCGGAAGATTCTATTTTAATGAGGTCAATACCATTCCAGGATTTACGGAAATCTCCCAATATCCCATGCTGTGGCGAGAGTCAGGTATCAATGCAAGCGATTTACTCGATCAATTGATAGAAAGCGCCATCAGACGCAAGCATGAAAAGCAGCGATTAATGCGTGCAAAGTGA